The Mammaliicoccus sciuri genome window below encodes:
- a CDS encoding Rrf2 family transcriptional regulator has product MNTQISVAIHILSLISVNKEPTSSKFIAGSINSNPTLVRKICKYLRNGNLIESQQGKSGYRLAQSADQILLGDVYKLIQDEEHFAKIHQDTNPDCIVGQNIQSALDDVYTQVDQQIIDTLNQTSILDLTSKMTETIQ; this is encoded by the coding sequence GTGAATACACAAATATCAGTTGCAATTCATATATTATCATTAATATCTGTGAACAAAGAACCTACATCTAGTAAATTTATAGCAGGTAGCATTAATAGTAACCCTACACTTGTAAGAAAAATATGTAAATATTTAAGAAATGGTAACTTAATCGAAAGCCAACAAGGTAAATCAGGCTATCGACTTGCTCAATCAGCAGATCAAATCTTATTAGGCGACGTTTATAAACTTATTCAAGATGAAGAACATTTCGCTAAAATTCATCAAGACACAAATCCAGATTGTATCGTCGGACAAAATATACAGTCTGCATTAGATGATGTTTACACACAAGTAGATCAACAAATTATTGATACACTCAATCAAACATCCATATTAGATTTAACATCTAAAATGACCGAAACCATACAGTAA
- a CDS encoding GNAT family N-acetyltransferase, with translation MERIKLKMIRNHLDNIPEYELPEGYSIRMFEEGDERLWAEVETAAGEFSNIDEALQRFHKEFGTHIEEMKYRCLFIENASGDVIGTTTAWFGQLPLTDSHLGRIHFVAIKPEYQGKKLSKPLLSAALNKIIELGHKEVYLTTQTTSYPAINMYLNYGFEPYDPDNSDQKGWLMMEDILNRKLNV, from the coding sequence ATGGAAAGAATTAAGCTTAAGATGATTAGAAATCATTTAGACAACATACCTGAATATGAATTACCAGAGGGCTACTCAATTAGAATGTTTGAAGAAGGGGACGAACGTCTTTGGGCAGAAGTTGAAACTGCTGCAGGAGAATTTTCAAATATTGATGAAGCATTGCAAAGGTTTCATAAAGAATTTGGCACTCATATAGAAGAAATGAAATATAGATGTTTATTTATTGAAAATGCATCAGGTGACGTAATAGGGACGACGACAGCATGGTTCGGTCAATTACCTTTAACAGACTCACATTTAGGTAGAATACATTTTGTAGCCATTAAGCCGGAATATCAAGGTAAGAAATTATCAAAGCCATTATTAAGTGCTGCGCTTAACAAAATAATTGAGCTTGGTCACAAAGAAGTGTATTTAACGACACAAACAACCAGTTATCCAGCAATTAATATGTATTTAAATTATGGTTTTGAACCATATGATCCAGACAACTCGGATCAAAAAGGTTGGTTGATGATGGAAGATATATTAAATAGGAAGTTAAATGTATAA
- a CDS encoding NAD(P)-dependent oxidoreductase translates to MKIGVIAANGKAGKLITEEAINRGLDVTAIVRNENKTVATQSIIKDIFDLTTEDLTQFDVVVDAFGEIREDKLHLHQDSIQHLSDILSNTNTRLIIIGGAGSLFVDDQLENQLFDTPDFPEVYKPLAIAQGKALVDLRKRDDVRWTFISPAAEFIADGERTGEYILAGEVFTLNDKGESKISYADYAIALVDEATEGNHIQERISVLSK, encoded by the coding sequence ATGAAAATAGGTGTTATAGCAGCAAACGGTAAAGCAGGTAAATTAATTACAGAAGAAGCAATTAACAGAGGATTAGATGTAACAGCCATCGTTCGTAACGAAAATAAAACAGTGGCAACACAATCTATTATTAAAGATATATTTGATTTAACAACTGAAGACTTAACACAATTCGATGTTGTTGTAGATGCTTTCGGTGAAATTAGAGAAGACAAACTTCATTTACACCAAGACTCTATTCAACATTTAAGTGATATTTTATCAAACACAAACACACGATTAATTATAATCGGAGGCGCTGGTAGTTTATTCGTTGATGATCAATTAGAAAACCAACTATTCGATACACCTGATTTTCCAGAAGTATATAAACCACTTGCAATAGCTCAAGGTAAAGCACTTGTAGACCTTCGTAAAAGAGATGACGTACGTTGGACATTTATAAGTCCTGCAGCAGAATTTATAGCTGATGGAGAAAGAACTGGAGAATATATTTTAGCTGGGGAAGTCTTCACACTAAACGATAAAGGTGAAAGTAAAATAAGCTATGCTGATTACGCCATTGCATTAGTAGATGAAGCAACTGAAGGTAACCATATCCAAGAAAGAATTTCAGTATTATCAAAATAA
- a CDS encoding CPBP family intramembrane glutamic endopeptidase, giving the protein MSVKQIFKDNEPIFQDQTKYVFLKSCLLIIICMGAYTSIALASNWFIVLIGCVFFMLLLYLIHRFQLQLIKFEALKKEDIIYTFSTLGIALIMYWTIASIIGQPQNQMEVYKDLNTLPLYISIIIFVILGPIFEELIFRGFMLKGIFKGHLLIGYIVSSVLFGLSHGPSSIGEFIIYFGIGLLFGALYLKTNRLEVAIVAHGLNNLVHILIYLVFFN; this is encoded by the coding sequence ATGAGTGTTAAACAAATATTCAAAGATAATGAGCCAATTTTTCAAGATCAGACGAAGTATGTGTTCTTGAAGTCGTGTTTGCTCATTATAATATGTATGGGTGCTTATACATCGATTGCGTTAGCTAGCAATTGGTTCATAGTATTAATAGGGTGTGTATTCTTTATGTTGTTACTTTATTTAATACATAGATTCCAATTACAGCTTATTAAATTTGAAGCTTTAAAGAAAGAAGATATCATTTATACCTTTAGTACATTAGGTATAGCACTTATTATGTATTGGACTATAGCGTCAATTATAGGACAACCACAAAATCAAATGGAAGTATATAAAGATTTAAATACTTTACCTCTATACATATCTATTATTATATTTGTAATACTAGGACCAATATTTGAAGAGCTTATATTTAGAGGTTTCATGCTAAAAGGGATATTTAAAGGACATCTATTAATAGGATATATCGTATCTAGCGTACTATTTGGATTGTCACATGGACCATCAAGTATAGGTGAGTTTATCATTTACTTTGGAATAGGATTATTATTTGGCGCACTTTATTTAAAGACTAACCGATTAGAAGTAGCCATAGTAGCGCATGGATTAAATAATCTAGTACATATTCTTATATATTTAGTGTTTTTTAATTAG
- a CDS encoding aggregation-promoting factor C-terminal-like domain-containing protein: MKKLLFATTAAAGIIASGFGAQADASEYTNYSNQNTNYNYTTTQVSQPTQATQTTESTDSSNTSEVYKEFIAAGGTKALWDNIVMPESSGNPNAVNELGYRGLGQTKESWGTGSVTEQTKGMINYAKERYGSIEAAIAFRQANNWW; encoded by the coding sequence ATGAAGAAATTATTATTTGCAACAACAGCTGCAGCAGGAATTATTGCTTCTGGATTTGGCGCTCAAGCAGATGCAAGTGAATATACAAACTACTCTAATCAAAATACAAACTATAACTATACAACTACACAAGTCTCTCAACCGACTCAAGCAACTCAAACTACAGAATCAACTGATTCATCTAATACAAGTGAAGTATATAAAGAGTTTATCGCTGCTGGCGGTACAAAAGCATTATGGGATAACATCGTAATGCCTGAATCTAGCGGCAACCCAAATGCCGTAAATGAACTTGGCTACAGAGGTCTTGGTCAAACTAAAGAATCTTGGGGTACAGGTAGTGTTACTGAACAAACTAAAGGCATGATCAACTATGCTAAAGAACGTTACGGTTCAATCGAAGCTGCAATTGCTTTCCGTCAAGCTAACAACTGGTGGTAA
- a CDS encoding oxidoreductase: MKKFGIIGPGAVGTAITFALTQSNLDVTLFGRSNSTVYFQEYNHDVQHSFPVQSLEDAHEKVDILFIAVKATQLDAIIPYLHHILHANSVIILTQNGYGQLEKIDHPHKFHAVVYISGQKENNVVTHFRDWTLRLPIHAHTLDIKSLTEDSLLNIECLEDYDQHVWYKLIVNLGINTVTALTRQPARVLKHNQIHSLCYNLLVEGNRVAKAEGIYFDDDFEESIMKIYEGYPDDMGTSMYYDMISERPLETAFIQGYIYKISQKNNLTTPYIDSTYAILSTY, translated from the coding sequence ATGAAAAAGTTTGGAATAATCGGTCCTGGCGCTGTGGGTACAGCCATTACATTTGCTTTAACGCAATCAAACCTTGATGTTACGCTGTTTGGAAGATCAAATTCAACTGTCTATTTCCAAGAATACAATCACGATGTGCAACATTCATTTCCCGTTCAATCTTTAGAAGATGCACATGAAAAAGTAGATATTTTATTTATTGCTGTTAAAGCAACGCAACTCGACGCAATCATCCCGTATCTTCATCATATCCTACATGCTAATAGCGTTATTATTTTAACTCAAAATGGATATGGACAGTTAGAAAAAATTGATCACCCGCACAAATTTCATGCTGTCGTATATATAAGTGGACAAAAAGAAAATAACGTCGTCACGCATTTTAGAGATTGGACTTTAAGATTACCTATTCATGCGCACACATTAGATATTAAAAGTTTAACCGAAGATAGTTTACTTAATATTGAATGTCTCGAAGATTATGATCAACACGTTTGGTATAAATTAATCGTCAATTTAGGTATTAACACGGTAACTGCTCTTACGAGACAACCAGCTCGTGTACTTAAACACAATCAAATACATTCACTTTGTTACAACTTATTAGTTGAAGGTAACCGTGTCGCTAAAGCTGAAGGTATTTATTTTGATGATGATTTTGAAGAGAGCATAATGAAAATTTATGAAGGATACCCTGATGATATGGGTACAAGTATGTATTACGACATGATAAGTGAAAGACCTTTAGAAACAGCATTTATACAAGGTTATATCTACAAAATTAGCCAAAAAAACAATTTAACAACACCTTATATAGATAGTACTTATGCAATTTTAAGTACTTATTAA